From a region of the Streptomyces sp. NBC_00193 genome:
- a CDS encoding lytic polysaccharide monooxygenase: protein MRSFRMPRTKRAAATATAATVGLGVVAALALVTAPTASSHGYTDTPISRQKLCANRTVSDCGPIQWEPQSVEGLKGFPAAGPADGRICAGNHSEFAQLDDPRGGAWPATPVTSGQSYSFRWQFTANHSTTDFRYYVTKNGWDSTKPLTRAALDPQPFLTVAYNGARPAMTTVHQGTMPSGKTGRHLILAVWTVNDTPMAFYSCSDVQF from the coding sequence ATGCGTTCCTTCCGCATGCCCAGAACCAAGCGCGCCGCCGCCACGGCGACCGCCGCCACCGTCGGCCTCGGAGTCGTCGCCGCCCTCGCGCTCGTCACGGCCCCCACGGCCAGCAGCCACGGGTACACCGACACCCCGATCAGCCGCCAGAAGCTCTGTGCCAACAGGACCGTGTCCGACTGCGGCCCCATCCAGTGGGAGCCCCAGAGCGTCGAGGGCCTCAAGGGCTTCCCCGCGGCCGGTCCCGCCGACGGCCGCATATGTGCGGGCAACCACTCGGAGTTCGCGCAGCTCGACGACCCGCGCGGCGGCGCCTGGCCGGCCACCCCGGTGACCAGCGGGCAGAGCTACAGCTTCCGCTGGCAGTTCACCGCGAACCACTCCACCACCGACTTCCGGTACTACGTCACCAAGAACGGCTGGGACTCCACCAAGCCGCTCACCCGCGCCGCCCTCGACCCGCAGCCCTTCCTCACGGTCGCCTACAACGGCGCCCGCCCCGCCATGACCACCGTCCACCAGGGCACCATGCCGAGCGGCAAGACCGGCCGGCACCTGATCCTCGCCGTGTGGACCGTCAACGACACCCCGATGGCCTTCTACTCCTGCTCCGACGTCCAGTTCTGA
- a CDS encoding IclR family transcriptional regulator has product MALKPEPTAPFHSVQYALRVLETVARHTGGVTDVQIARETGLPAVHLAPMLLMLRREGYVLQVSDGAYAIGDSLVLLGSGVDRQQALQDKLQDTLDRLRDSVGAAVYISRYVDGEVRITQFADSPRTPKVHEWVDFRSAAHASAVGKCLLTQLDLDGRRDHLSRHKIARLTSKTIVNERILFSKLDSQPATVPTLDLQEYAVGTVCAAVPITAGASVGCLALSLPVEHAHRLRAAADVLNRKAAPLLLSLTL; this is encoded by the coding sequence GTGGCGCTGAAGCCCGAGCCGACCGCGCCGTTCCACTCGGTGCAGTACGCCCTGCGCGTACTCGAAACGGTCGCCCGCCATACCGGCGGCGTGACCGACGTACAGATCGCGCGTGAGACCGGCCTGCCCGCGGTCCATCTCGCCCCCATGCTCCTCATGCTGCGCCGGGAGGGGTACGTACTGCAGGTGTCCGACGGCGCCTACGCCATAGGGGACTCGCTCGTCCTCCTCGGTTCCGGCGTCGACCGCCAGCAGGCGCTGCAGGACAAGCTCCAGGACACCCTGGACCGGCTCCGGGACTCCGTCGGAGCCGCGGTCTACATCAGCCGGTACGTGGACGGCGAGGTCCGGATCACGCAGTTCGCGGACAGTCCGCGCACCCCCAAGGTCCACGAGTGGGTCGACTTCCGCTCGGCGGCGCACGCCAGCGCGGTCGGCAAGTGCCTGCTGACCCAGCTCGACCTGGACGGGCGGCGCGACCACCTGTCCCGGCACAAGATCGCCCGGCTGACGTCGAAGACCATCGTGAACGAGCGGATCCTCTTCTCGAAGCTGGACAGCCAGCCGGCCACGGTGCCCACGCTCGATCTGCAGGAGTACGCCGTCGGCACGGTCTGCGCGGCCGTCCCGATCACCGCGGGAGCCTCGGTGGGCTGCCTGGCGCTGTCGCTGCCCGTGGAACACGCCCACCGGCTGCGGGCCGCGGCCGACGTGCTGAACCGCAAGGCCGCGCCGCTGCTGCTGTCGCTCACCCTCTGA
- a CDS encoding LLM class flavin-dependent oxidoreductase: MSDTGDAGDAGRRGDVRPGDGSGTHEIHGTALGRAPVPLSVLDLVTVGAGSTAHASLRTSVDIARLAESRGYHRHWVAEHHSMPGVASSSPAVILAHLAAHTSRIRLGSGGVMLPNHAPLAIAEQFGTLEALAPGRIDLGLGRAPGTDGQTAAALRGAGRRDEAVDEFPRQLAELIRFLDDDFPDGHPYARVHAVPGPVQGPAGRPPVWLLGSSGFSARLAGGLGLPFAYAHHFSPAGTLPALDLYRQSFRPSAVLDAPYAVIGVAALAADTAAEARAQVLTGALSMLRLRSGRPGLVPTPEEAAAYPYTPLEREFVDDRLASVVHGTPDEVTAGLDDLAKRTGADEMMLTANAHAGEARLRSYALVADAYGMPDLAA; this comes from the coding sequence ATGAGTGACACGGGAGACGCGGGGGACGCTGGACGACGGGGAGACGTCCGTCCGGGCGACGGTTCGGGAACCCACGAGATCCACGGGACGGCCCTCGGCCGGGCGCCCGTACCGCTCTCCGTGCTCGACCTCGTCACCGTCGGCGCGGGCAGCACCGCCCACGCCTCCCTGCGCACCAGCGTCGACATCGCCCGGCTCGCAGAGTCCCGCGGCTACCACCGCCACTGGGTCGCCGAACACCACTCCATGCCCGGGGTCGCCAGCTCCTCCCCGGCCGTGATCCTGGCCCACCTCGCCGCCCACACCTCCCGGATACGCCTCGGCTCGGGCGGGGTGATGCTGCCCAACCACGCCCCGCTCGCCATCGCCGAGCAGTTCGGCACCCTGGAGGCCCTGGCCCCGGGCCGGATCGACCTCGGCCTCGGCCGGGCACCCGGCACCGACGGGCAGACGGCCGCCGCGCTGCGCGGGGCCGGGCGACGGGACGAGGCCGTGGACGAGTTCCCCCGGCAGCTCGCGGAGCTGATCCGCTTCCTCGACGACGACTTCCCCGACGGGCACCCGTACGCCCGCGTGCACGCCGTGCCGGGCCCCGTGCAGGGCCCCGCCGGGCGGCCTCCGGTGTGGCTGCTCGGCTCCTCCGGCTTCAGCGCCCGCCTCGCCGGCGGACTCGGGCTGCCCTTCGCCTACGCGCACCACTTCTCCCCGGCCGGGACCCTGCCCGCCCTCGACCTCTACCGGCAGTCCTTCCGCCCCTCGGCCGTCCTGGACGCCCCGTACGCCGTCATCGGTGTCGCGGCCCTCGCCGCCGACACCGCCGCGGAGGCCCGCGCGCAGGTGCTGACCGGCGCGCTGTCGATGCTCCGGCTGCGCAGCGGACGCCCCGGGCTGGTCCCGACGCCCGAGGAGGCGGCCGCGTACCCGTACACGCCGCTGGAGCGGGAGTTCGTGGACGACCGGCTCGCGAGCGTGGTCCACGGCACCCCCGACGAGGTCACCGCGGGCCTGGACGACCTGGCGAAGCGGACGGGCGCGGACGAGATGATGCTGACCGCCAACGCCCACGCGGGGGAGGCCCGCCTCCGCTCGTACGCCCTCGTCGCGGACGCGTACGGCATGCCGGACCTCGCCGCCTGA
- a CDS encoding SPFH domain-containing protein, translating into MGGAIPGGAGTGAGAIQAAAAQAGSAPGGVASAAAAPRWAVASEHHGAAGREGAETGTERGSHWPGGPDRPASAESAPTPVAAGWAAAEPGAERGSYLSGEHDRAGSVSAGSGWVSAEVGAEQGAGLAAAPGRGASTQAAPAPGASGAVAAGPSEVVSAAVPSGPPAGVSEWAGSTGWALAPERSGSVRGEAGGGREADGLVAVGRAAQASGGAPVGRVGEAARSDVPAARAQAEPGVDIPHPQDEAAHAGAATLRLRNPDAETARPHPQDEAWPPAAAPAPGASLAAVTARAEHAPRHAGPPAAWDLPGQGGSSAEQGRAPQHAVPGPAPEAEYADPYPVRDLPEPEPEDADLDGGRELTWSVPAPGIAGDAALVGSDNSPVGNGPVGNGPADSDPAGNGRPGREAADGQSATGEPATGGAADGEAVGFEHATGVAAEGEPSTVATADSGIADAEAAIAEAALDPQGAAAGRGIVPGPDGTDGTDGADITEVVARAVARIAEDDTQDLPRVTAARGVAVTEVPVHLPFRGAAHPQATAKPKPKQEPDPKPKASAPKAKAAAPARSAPGRRVPRGDDRLHEHRGPVLPGWIAVAVGGIALAGCAVVLWRAGAVPDSLALAFGAEPRPYRGLQARFWPPLAFLGVVALLALGGLGRGRAGHAWVLTLFGRYRGTVRRTGLTWISPLLLRRRVDVRLRHWRSDPMPAVDSGGLALQVVVQVVWQVKDTARATLAVEDHVDYLAEQVESAMARVLSQLPADAFHEDAPTLRDAEAVGDALTRMLASETEAVGVEVFSAQPTRIEYAPEVADAMRRRRVAAIDAKHRDTVLTSVVDAVDDTVHRLTSRGIVELDDYERKALVKDLTVAFYTGRAE; encoded by the coding sequence TTGGGCGGAGCCATCCCGGGCGGGGCCGGTACGGGCGCCGGAGCCATCCAGGCTGCCGCCGCACAGGCGGGATCGGCGCCGGGCGGAGTCGCCTCTGCAGCTGCCGCCCCCCGGTGGGCCGTTGCGTCCGAGCACCACGGGGCCGCGGGGCGCGAGGGGGCCGAGACCGGCACCGAGCGGGGCTCCCACTGGCCGGGAGGCCCCGACCGCCCCGCGTCCGCGGAGTCCGCACCCACACCGGTGGCCGCCGGGTGGGCAGCGGCCGAGCCCGGTGCCGAGCGGGGCTCGTACCTGTCGGGCGAGCATGACCGGGCCGGGTCGGTGTCGGCCGGGTCAGGGTGGGTTTCCGCCGAGGTCGGTGCCGAGCAGGGTGCAGGCCTGGCGGCCGCGCCCGGCCGGGGCGCGTCCACGCAGGCCGCGCCCGCGCCGGGTGCTTCCGGGGCCGTGGCGGCCGGGCCGTCCGAGGTGGTGTCGGCCGCGGTCCCCTCGGGGCCGCCGGCGGGCGTGAGCGAGTGGGCCGGGTCGACCGGTTGGGCGCTGGCGCCGGAGCGCTCCGGGTCCGTGCGCGGCGAGGCCGGGGGCGGCCGGGAAGCCGACGGACTCGTCGCCGTGGGGAGGGCGGCGCAGGCTTCCGGTGGTGCGCCCGTCGGACGGGTCGGGGAGGCCGCGCGCAGCGACGTACCCGCGGCGCGGGCCCAGGCCGAGCCGGGAGTGGACATCCCGCATCCCCAGGACGAGGCGGCCCACGCCGGTGCGGCCACGCTCCGGCTGCGGAACCCCGACGCCGAAACCGCCCGCCCGCACCCGCAGGACGAGGCCTGGCCGCCGGCCGCCGCGCCTGCCCCGGGTGCGTCGCTCGCCGCTGTCACCGCCAGGGCGGAGCACGCCCCGCGGCACGCGGGTCCTCCCGCTGCCTGGGACCTGCCCGGGCAGGGAGGCTCGTCCGCCGAGCAGGGCCGCGCCCCGCAGCACGCGGTCCCGGGCCCCGCCCCGGAGGCCGAGTACGCGGATCCGTACCCCGTACGGGACCTGCCCGAGCCGGAGCCGGAAGACGCCGACCTTGACGGAGGGCGGGAGCTGACCTGGTCCGTGCCCGCTCCGGGCATCGCCGGGGACGCAGCCCTCGTGGGCAGCGACAACAGCCCTGTCGGCAACGGCCCTGTGGGCAACGGGCCCGCAGACAGCGACCCCGCAGGGAACGGCCGACCCGGGCGGGAGGCCGCGGACGGGCAGTCCGCCACCGGCGAGCCCGCCACGGGCGGGGCTGCGGACGGCGAGGCCGTCGGCTTCGAGCACGCCACCGGCGTGGCTGCGGAGGGCGAGCCCTCCACCGTCGCGACCGCGGACAGCGGCATCGCGGACGCCGAAGCGGCCATCGCCGAAGCCGCGCTCGACCCGCAGGGCGCGGCGGCCGGCCGCGGCATCGTGCCCGGGCCCGACGGCACGGACGGCACGGACGGCGCCGACATCACCGAGGTCGTCGCGCGAGCCGTGGCGCGGATCGCCGAGGACGATACGCAGGACCTGCCCCGGGTCACCGCGGCACGCGGCGTCGCGGTGACCGAGGTGCCGGTGCACCTGCCCTTCCGCGGCGCAGCCCACCCGCAGGCGACTGCGAAGCCGAAGCCGAAGCAGGAGCCGGACCCGAAGCCGAAGGCGAGCGCGCCGAAGGCCAAGGCCGCCGCCCCCGCCCGGTCCGCCCCCGGACGCCGCGTGCCCCGTGGCGACGACCGGCTCCACGAGCACCGCGGCCCGGTGCTGCCCGGCTGGATCGCGGTCGCGGTGGGCGGCATCGCCCTCGCCGGCTGCGCCGTAGTGCTCTGGCGGGCCGGGGCCGTCCCCGATTCCCTCGCGCTGGCGTTCGGTGCGGAGCCCCGCCCCTACCGGGGACTGCAGGCGCGCTTCTGGCCCCCGCTCGCCTTCCTCGGGGTCGTCGCCCTCCTCGCCCTCGGCGGTCTGGGCCGTGGCCGGGCCGGCCACGCCTGGGTGCTCACCCTCTTCGGCCGCTACCGAGGCACCGTCCGCCGTACCGGCCTGACCTGGATCAGCCCCCTGCTGCTGCGCCGCCGGGTCGACGTCCGGCTGCGCCACTGGCGCAGCGACCCGATGCCCGCCGTGGACTCCGGCGGCCTCGCCCTCCAGGTCGTCGTCCAGGTGGTCTGGCAGGTCAAGGACACGGCCCGGGCGACCCTGGCCGTGGAGGACCACGTCGACTACCTCGCCGAGCAGGTCGAGTCGGCCATGGCCCGGGTCCTGTCCCAGCTCCCCGCGGACGCCTTCCACGAGGACGCCCCGACCCTGCGCGACGCCGAAGCCGTCGGCGACGCGCTGACCCGGATGCTGGCCTCGGAGACCGAGGCGGTCGGCGTGGAGGTGTTCTCGGCGCAGCCCACCCGGATCGAGTACGCCCCCGAGGTCGCGGACGCCATGCGCCGCCGCCGGGTCGCGGCGATCGACGCCAAGCACCGGGACACCGTCCTGACCTCGGTGGTCGATGCGGTGGACGACACCGTCCACCGGCTCACCTCGCGCGGGATCGTGGAGCTCGACGACTACGAGCGCAAGGCCCTCGTGAAGGACCTGACGGTCGCCTTCTACACGGGCCGCGCGGAGTAA
- a CDS encoding NADAR family protein, which produces MINRRTTHRIVDGVHIPGTWRPAFIRNGRYFLTDLFIYADGLVDCWGLVTLEEFEEKVRSGWVATTLPEGAPAAIHGLARWTFGEPRNQLTPDLLIAEVRDTVDRLNERPDSAGRCMAAVRAFLADRTEENRAAARAAFLAVPVSRRRAMGDMDSKDWNLRVLVAGPGGRTYLAADPPVTQEAYERAVAHFEQQADRLAELRVRASADGPVTSYAPAVHVHSWMPNDPVAEPGRLGLHNAYPAPITVDKAEYPSVSHAYWALSAARPEARAAIAAAATPSAARDLAVATPRREGWEHVRAAVMAGLLRAKYDQHPELADILLATGDATLIYEDIDSAFWGSNAGQGRNWTGRLLELVRSELHMRRAGIPGL; this is translated from the coding sequence ATGATCAACAGGCGAACCACCCATCGCATCGTGGACGGCGTCCACATACCCGGCACTTGGCGGCCCGCCTTCATCCGCAACGGCCGCTACTTCCTGACCGACCTCTTCATCTACGCCGACGGGCTCGTCGACTGCTGGGGCCTGGTAACCCTCGAGGAGTTCGAGGAGAAGGTACGGTCCGGCTGGGTGGCCACCACCCTCCCGGAGGGTGCCCCGGCGGCCATCCACGGCCTGGCACGCTGGACGTTCGGTGAGCCCCGGAACCAGCTCACCCCCGACCTGCTGATCGCCGAAGTCCGCGACACCGTCGACCGGCTGAACGAGCGGCCCGACTCGGCGGGTCGCTGCATGGCCGCCGTCAGGGCCTTCCTCGCCGACCGGACGGAGGAGAACAGGGCCGCGGCCCGGGCCGCGTTCCTGGCCGTGCCGGTCTCACGGCGCCGTGCAATGGGTGACATGGACAGCAAGGACTGGAACCTGCGGGTCCTGGTGGCCGGCCCCGGGGGCCGGACGTACCTGGCGGCGGACCCGCCGGTCACGCAGGAAGCGTACGAGAGGGCCGTCGCGCACTTCGAGCAGCAGGCCGACCGGCTGGCGGAGTTGCGGGTGCGCGCTTCCGCAGACGGACCCGTGACGTCGTACGCTCCGGCGGTCCACGTTCATTCCTGGATGCCGAACGATCCGGTGGCCGAACCCGGTCGGCTCGGACTGCACAACGCATACCCCGCCCCCATCACGGTGGACAAGGCCGAATACCCCTCGGTCTCCCATGCCTACTGGGCCCTGTCGGCCGCTCGGCCGGAGGCCCGCGCCGCGATCGCGGCCGCGGCCACCCCTTCCGCGGCGCGGGACCTCGCGGTCGCGACACCGCGCCGCGAGGGCTGGGAGCACGTCCGGGCCGCCGTCATGGCCGGCCTGCTGCGCGCCAAGTACGACCAGCATCCCGAGCTGGCCGACATCCTGCTGGCGACGGGTGATGCCACCCTGATCTACGAGGACATCGACTCGGCCTTCTGGGGATCCAACGCCGGCCAGGGCCGCAACTGGACCGGCCGTCTCCTCGAACTGGTCCGCTCCGAACTGCACATGCGGCGGGCCGGGATCCCCGGCCTGTGA
- a CDS encoding peptidoglycan-binding protein, with amino-acid sequence MPLPSFEEYEPTGDCPCQGCAQRRRTLARARAIPLRDGGHPAARGARRALVLATAAGVVLGGGGGAAVAEATPGPGGRVALDDPGTPQGGRAPLHGPKGGKGTTAKPAGLPGAPSAVRRTDRATIINRAKLWLDAQVPYSMAEYWSDGYRQDCSGFVSMAWNLGTNEWTGSLDKFATRITKDELLPGDMLLFHNPADPNKGSHVVLFGGWVDETRTHYVAYEQTRPTTRKLATPYGYWNNAVKYIPYRFNGVTGGVVPEPPVTGEPPAPGGTGGVSATFPGASKFGPGADNAYIAQLGRMLSDRGGLRFYPKGVGTKWTDADRQATEAFQRAQGWTGADADGIPGAHTWRLLALHQGKDIPPTTGGAPGPAGKPAFPGASFFRPGASHPSITALGRQLVKKGFGKYYTSGPGPRWGEADRRNVEAFQRAQGWRGAEADGYPGPETWRRLFA; translated from the coding sequence ATGCCGCTGCCCTCCTTCGAGGAGTACGAACCCACCGGCGACTGCCCGTGCCAAGGCTGCGCCCAGCGCCGCCGCACGCTCGCGCGCGCCCGGGCCATACCGCTGCGCGACGGCGGACACCCCGCCGCGCGCGGAGCCCGCCGGGCGCTGGTGCTGGCCACCGCCGCGGGGGTGGTCCTCGGCGGCGGCGGGGGAGCCGCGGTGGCCGAGGCCACGCCGGGCCCCGGCGGCCGGGTGGCCCTGGACGACCCGGGCACCCCCCAGGGCGGCCGGGCCCCGCTGCACGGGCCGAAGGGCGGGAAGGGCACCACCGCGAAGCCCGCCGGGCTGCCCGGAGCACCCTCGGCGGTCCGCCGGACCGACCGGGCGACGATCATCAACCGGGCGAAGCTGTGGCTGGACGCGCAGGTCCCGTACAGCATGGCCGAGTACTGGTCGGACGGGTACCGGCAGGACTGCTCCGGCTTCGTCTCGATGGCGTGGAACCTCGGCACGAACGAATGGACCGGCAGCCTCGACAAGTTCGCGACCCGGATCACGAAGGACGAGCTGCTCCCGGGAGACATGCTGCTCTTCCACAACCCGGCCGACCCCAACAAGGGCTCGCACGTCGTGCTCTTCGGCGGGTGGGTGGACGAGACGCGCACGCACTACGTCGCCTACGAGCAGACGCGTCCGACGACGCGGAAGCTCGCCACGCCCTACGGCTACTGGAACAACGCGGTGAAGTACATCCCGTACCGGTTCAACGGGGTGACCGGCGGAGTCGTGCCCGAGCCCCCGGTCACGGGCGAACCGCCCGCGCCGGGCGGCACGGGCGGCGTCTCGGCCACCTTCCCCGGAGCGTCGAAGTTCGGGCCGGGCGCCGACAACGCCTACATCGCCCAGCTCGGCCGGATGCTGTCCGACCGGGGCGGGCTGCGCTTCTACCCGAAGGGCGTCGGCACGAAGTGGACCGACGCCGACCGGCAGGCGACCGAGGCCTTCCAGCGGGCCCAGGGCTGGACGGGCGCGGACGCCGACGGCATCCCGGGCGCGCACACCTGGCGGCTGCTCGCCCTGCACCAGGGCAAGGACATCCCGCCCACCACGGGCGGCGCACCGGGCCCGGCGGGCAAGCCCGCCTTCCCGGGCGCCTCCTTCTTCCGGCCGGGCGCGTCCCACCCGTCCATCACCGCCCTTGGCCGCCAGCTGGTGAAGAAGGGCTTCGGCAAGTACTACACATCCGGTCCGGGCCCCCGCTGGGGCGAGGCCGACCGCCGCAACGTCGAGGCGTTCCAGCGCGCCCAGGGCTGGCGCGGCGCCGAGGCCGACGGCTACCCGGGCCCGGAAACCTGGCGCCGGCTGTTCGCATGA
- a CDS encoding AMP-binding protein: protein MRTTTPETVAELIASQWGDHRPGLKYADGVLSHHRTAREAAARAALLVDLLPPGAEPHIGVLLDNTPEFPFWLGAAALAGAAVAGINPTRRGPELARDILHTDCRILVTERTHLPLLRGLDLPGVRLLVTDTDEYEALLARYAGAKPGDATLGPGPTPSSRLLLYFTSGSTGAPKAAICTQGRLAGAGASLARHFSVTPDDVHYICMPLFHGNAVIADWLPALAGGAAVALRRRFSASAFLDDVRAYEATYFTYVGRAVQYLLATPPRPDDREHTLRLGFGTEAGAVDAARFAERFGVRLVEGYGATEGGASVQRTPDTPPGALGRAGAGDDLAVIDPETGLECPPAVLDPQGRLLNGAEAIGELVNKGRSLFEGYWRNPDAEAARTRDGWYWTGDLFFRDPDGFLYFAGRTDDRLRVDSENLAAAVIENILARWTRAAAVAVYAVPDEVAGDQVMAAVALREGAVFSPQGFASFLAAQPDLGTKMAPRYVRVVGAMPTTATNKVHRVSLRSEAFRTTDPVWWRPRGEDAYRRLEAEDLAGLLAAYETQGRADLLGR, encoded by the coding sequence ATGCGGACGACGACACCCGAAACCGTCGCGGAGCTCATCGCGAGCCAATGGGGCGACCACCGGCCCGGTCTGAAGTACGCCGACGGCGTCCTCAGCCACCACCGGACCGCCCGGGAGGCCGCGGCGCGCGCCGCGCTCCTCGTCGACCTGCTGCCGCCGGGGGCGGAGCCGCACATCGGGGTGCTGCTCGACAACACTCCCGAGTTCCCGTTCTGGCTCGGCGCGGCGGCCCTCGCCGGGGCCGCCGTCGCCGGGATCAACCCCACCCGACGCGGCCCCGAGCTGGCCCGCGACATCCTGCACACCGACTGCCGGATCCTGGTGACCGAGCGGACCCACCTGCCGCTCCTGCGCGGCCTCGACCTGCCCGGCGTACGCCTCCTCGTCACGGACACCGACGAATACGAGGCCCTGCTCGCCCGGTACGCGGGCGCGAAGCCCGGCGACGCGACGCTCGGCCCCGGCCCGACCCCGTCCTCCCGGCTGCTCCTCTACTTCACCTCCGGCTCCACCGGAGCCCCCAAGGCCGCCATCTGCACCCAGGGCCGCCTGGCCGGCGCCGGGGCTTCGCTCGCACGTCACTTTTCGGTCACCCCGGACGACGTCCACTACATCTGCATGCCCCTCTTCCACGGCAACGCCGTCATCGCCGACTGGCTGCCCGCCCTCGCGGGCGGGGCCGCCGTGGCCCTGCGCCGCCGCTTCTCGGCCTCCGCGTTCCTGGACGACGTACGGGCCTACGAGGCGACGTACTTCACCTACGTAGGCCGCGCGGTGCAGTACCTCCTCGCCACCCCGCCCCGCCCGGACGACCGCGAGCACACCCTGCGCCTCGGCTTCGGCACCGAGGCGGGCGCCGTCGACGCGGCGCGCTTCGCCGAACGCTTCGGGGTCCGCCTCGTCGAGGGCTACGGGGCCACCGAGGGCGGCGCCTCCGTCCAGCGCACCCCCGACACCCCGCCCGGCGCCCTGGGCCGGGCCGGTGCGGGCGACGACCTGGCCGTCATCGACCCGGAGACGGGCCTCGAGTGCCCGCCGGCCGTGCTCGACCCGCAGGGCCGCCTGCTCAACGGCGCCGAGGCCATCGGCGAGCTGGTCAACAAGGGCCGCAGCCTCTTCGAGGGCTACTGGCGCAACCCCGACGCGGAGGCCGCCCGCACCCGCGACGGCTGGTACTGGACCGGGGACCTCTTCTTCCGCGACCCCGACGGCTTCCTCTACTTCGCCGGCCGCACCGACGACCGGCTGCGCGTCGACAGCGAGAACCTGGCCGCGGCCGTGATCGAGAACATCCTGGCCCGCTGGACGCGGGCGGCCGCGGTCGCCGTGTACGCCGTACCGGACGAGGTGGCGGGCGACCAGGTCATGGCCGCCGTGGCCCTGCGCGAGGGGGCCGTCTTCTCCCCGCAGGGGTTCGCGTCCTTCCTCGCCGCCCAGCCCGACCTCGGCACGAAGATGGCCCCGCGCTACGTACGCGTCGTCGGCGCCATGCCGACCACGGCGACCAACAAGGTCCACCGGGTCTCCCTGCGCAGCGAGGCCTTCCGGACCACCGACCCGGTCTGGTGGCGGCCGCGCGGCGAGGACGCGTACCGGCGGCTGGAGGCGGAGGACCTGGCGGGGCTCCTGGCCGCCTACGAGACCCAGGGGCGGGCCGACCTGCTGGGCCGCTGA